In one Solanum dulcamara chromosome 1, daSolDulc1.2, whole genome shotgun sequence genomic region, the following are encoded:
- the LOC129902752 gene encoding calmodulin-binding transcription activator 3-like isoform X3: MADTRRYGLNAQLDIEQILLEAQHRWLRPAEICEILKNYQNFRIAPEPPNRPPSGSLFLFDRKVLRYFRKDGHIWRKKKDGKTVKEAHERLKAGSIDVLHCYYAHGEEDENFQRRSYWMLEEEMSHIVLVHYREVKGNRTNFSRIREPQQVTPDLQETDEDVHSSEVDSSASTKFYPNDYQVNSQVTDTTSLSSAQASEYEDAESVYNQYPTSGFHSFLDAQPSAGDGLAVPYHPIPFSDDQVQFAGSSGMNFSSIPPGNGNRNTANTYIPSRNLDFPSWGTISVNNPAAYQSLHFQPSGQSGANNLMHEQGNTTMGQVFLNDFKRQEHENQADGLGNWQTSEVDSSFISKWSMDQKLNSDLASGQTIRSSGVYGVEHHNSLEASQVLPAQQNKHPMQNELQSQLSDANVGASLNADLDHNLSIGVKTDYSTLKQPLLDGVLKREGLKKLDSFDRWISKELGDVSESHMQQSNSSSYWDNVGDDDGVDNSTIASQVQLDNYVLSPSLSQDQFFSIIDFSPNWAFSGSEIKVLITGRFLKSQQEVENCSWACMFGELEVPAEVIADGVLRCHTPVQKAGRVPFYITCSNRLACSEVREFEFRVTEGQDVDVANPNSCSSSESLLHMRFGKLLSLESFVSETSPPVSEGDVSHMSSKINSLLREDDNEWEEMFHLTNENNFMAEKVKDQLLQKLLKEKLRVWLLQKVAEGGKGPNILDEGGQGVLHFAAALGYDWAVPPTIAAGVSVNFRDVNGWTALHWAASYGRERTVAFLISLGAAAGALTDPTPKHPSGRTPADLASSNGHKGIAGYLAESSLSSHLSSLELKEKKQGENVQAFGEAVQTVSERTATPAWDGDWPHGVSLKDSLAAVRNATQAAARIHQVFRVQSFQRKQLKEYGGSEFGLSDEHALSLLAMKTNRAGQHDEPVHAAAVRIQNKFRSWKGRRDFLLIRQRIIKIQAHVRGHQVRNKYKNIIWSVGILEKVILRWRRKGSGLRGFKPEAPTEGSNRQDQPVQEDDYDFLKEGRKQTEERLQKALARVKSMVQYPEARDQYRRLLNVVSDMQEPNK, encoded by the exons ATGGCTGACACTAGGCGTTATGGTCTTAACGCTCAATTAG ATATTGAGCAGATACTATTAGAAGCACAACATAGATGGCTACGCCCTGCTGAAATTTGtgaaattcttaaaaattaCCAGAATTTCCGGATTGCTCCAGAGCCTCCAAACAGGCCTCCAA GTGGTTCATTGTTTCTTTTTGATCGGAAGGTTTTACGGTATTTCCGCAAAGATGGCCATATttggagaaagaaaaaagatggaAAGACTGTGAAGGAGGCTCACGAGAGGCTCAAG GCTGGAAGCATTGATGTGTTACACTGCTACTATGCCCATGGAGAAGAAGACGAGAATTTCCAAAGACGCAGCTATTGGATGCTCGAAGA GGAAATGTCACATATTGTTCTTGTCCATTACCGGGAAGTAAAG GGTAACAGGACAAACTTTAGCCGTATCAGAGAACCTCAACAAGTTACTCCTGATTTGCAAGAAACTGATGAAGATGTGCACAGCTCTGAGGTGGACAGTTCGGCGTCTACAAAATTTTATCCAAATGATTACCAAGTGAACTCACAAGTCACTGACACGACTAGCCTCAGCAGTGCGCAGGCCTCAGAATATGAGGATGCTGAATCAG TGTACAATCAATATCCAACCTCTGGATTTCACTCATTCCTTGATGCTCAGCCAAGTGCTGGAGATGGACTTGCTGTACCTTATCATCCGATTCCCTTCTCAG ATGATCAAGTACAGTTTGCAGGAAGTTCTGGTATGAATTTCTCCTCGATCCCACCAGGAAATGGGAACAGAAACACAGCAAATACGTATATACCCAGCAGGAACCTTGACTTCCCATCATGGGGGACTATTTCAGTTAATAATCCTGCTGCATATCAGTCTCTCCATTTTCAGCCTTCTGGCCAATCAGGTGCAAATAATTTGATGCATGAACAAGGAAACACTACAATGGGACAAGTATTCTTAAATGACTTTAAGAGACAGGAACATGAGAACCAAGCTGATGGTCTGGGGAACTGGCAG ACTTCTGAAGTTGATTCCTCATTTATATCCAAGTGGTCCATGGATCAGAAGTTGAATTCAGATTTGGCATCTGGTCAAACCATTAGGTCTAGTGGTGTATATGGTGTAGAACATCACAATTCCTTGGAGGCTTCTCAGGTACTTCCTGCGCAGCAAAATAAACACCCAATGCAGAATGAACTTCAATCACAGCTATCAGATGCAAATGTTGGAGCCTCTCTAAATGCTGATTTAGATCACAATCTAAGCATAGGTGTGAAAACTGATTATTCAACTTTAAAACAACCTTTGTTAGATGGCGTCTTGAAAAGAGAAGGTTTGAAGAAGCTTGATAGCTTTGACCGGTGGATAAGTAAGGAACTTGGAGATGTAAGTGAGTCGCATATGCAACAATCCAATTCTAGTTCCTACTGGGATAACGTTGGAGATGATGATGGAGTCGATAATTCCACAATTGCTTCCCAAGTGCAGTTAGACAACTATGTGTTAAGTCCTTCACTCTCGCAGGATCAATTCTTTAGCATTATTGATTTCTCACCAAACTGGGCATTTTCTGGGTCAGAAATTAAG GTCCTCATCACTGGAAGGTTTTTGAAATCCCAGCAAGAAGTGGAGAACTGTAGTTGGGCATGCATGTTTGGTGAGTTGGAAGTTCCAGCAGAAGTAATAGCTGATGGTGTTCTTCGCTGCCATACTCCGGTTCAAAAGGCTGGAAGAGTTCCATTCTACATAACATGCTCCAATAGGTTGGCGTGTAGTGAGGTAAGAGAATTCGAATTTCGGGTCACTGAGGGCCAAGATGTTGATGTTGCAAATCCAAATAGTTGCAGCTCCAGTGAAAGTCTTCTTCATATGAGATTCGGAAAATTATTATCTCTGGAATCCTTTGTTTCCGAAACTTCTCCACCTGTCAGTGAGGGTGATGTTTCCCATATGTCCAGTAAAATTAACTCATTGCTAAGAGAGGATGACAATGAGTGGGAGGAAATGTTTCACCTTACTAATGAGAACAACTTTATGGCAGAAAAAGTGAAAGACCAGCTCCTACAAAAGCTTCTAAAAGAGAAGTTGCGTGTTTGGCTCCTTCAAAAGGTTGCTGAAGGTGGGAAAGGCCCTAACATACTGGATGAAGGTGGTCAAGGAGTTCTACATTTTGCAGCTGCTCTTGGTTATGACTGGGCTGTACCACCTACTATAGCTGCAGGCGTAAGCGTCAATTTCCGAGATGTGAATGGGTGGACTGCACTCCATTGGGCAGCATCATATGGAAG AGAGCGGACAGTGGCTTTCCTCATCTCCTTAGGTGCAGCTGCTGGAGCATTGACAGATCCTACTCCTAAACATCCTTCAGGCAGAACACCTGCTGACCTAGCTTCCAGCAATGGACATAAAGGAATTGCTGGTTATTTAGCAGAGTCTTCCTTGAGCTCCCACCTTTCTTCTCTTGAGTTGAAGGAAAAGAAGCAGGGTGAGAATGTACAAGCTTTTGGGGAAGCTGTTCAAACGGTTTCCGAAAGGACTGCTACACCAGCTTGGGATGGTGACTGGCCACATGGAGTCTCATTGAAGGATTCTCTAGCAGCTGTTCGTAATGCTACTCAAGCAGCTGCTCGTATTCATCAGGTCTTCAGGGTGCAGTCATTCCAGAGGAAGCAGCTAAAAGAATACGGTGGCAGTGAATTTGGACTATCAGATGAGCATGCGCTCTCACTTCTCGCTATGAAGACAAATAGGGCTGGACAGCATGATGAGCCGGTGCACGCTGCTGCTGTGCGTATACAAAATAAATTTCGCAGTTGGAAGGGAAGAAGAGACTTTCTTCTTATCCGCCAACGAATTATTAAAATTCAG gCTCATGTAAGAGGACATCAGGtaaggaacaaatacaaaaacatAATATGGTCTGTGGGGATCTTAGAGAAGGTGATTTTGCGATGGAGGCGGAAAGGAAGTGGATTGCGTGGATTTAAACCAGAAGCACCTACTGAAGGAAGCAACAGGCAAGACCAACCAGTGCAGGAGGATGACTATGATTTCTTAAAAGAAGGCAGAAAGCAAACTGAGGAAAGGTTGCAGAAGGCTCTGGCGAGGGTAAAGTCAATGGTTCAATATCCTGAGGCTAGGGACCAGTATAGAAGGCTGCTGAATGTTGTGTCCGACATGCAAGAACCCAAT AAGTGA
- the LOC129902752 gene encoding calmodulin-binding transcription activator 3-like isoform X2 gives MADTRRYGLNAQLDIEQILLEAQHRWLRPAEICEILKNYQNFRIAPEPPNRPPSGSLFLFDRKVLRYFRKDGHIWRKKKDGKTVKEAHERLKAGSIDVLHCYYAHGEEDENFQRRSYWMLEEEMSHIVLVHYREVKGNRTNFSRIREPQQVTPDLQETDEDVHSSEVDSSASTKFYPNDYQVNSQVTDTTSLSSAQASEYEDAESVYNQYPTSGFHSFLDAQPSAGDGLAVPYHPIPFSDDQVQFAGSSGMNFSSIPPGNGNRNTANTYIPSRNLDFPSWGTISVNNPAAYQSLHFQPSGQSGANNLMHEQGNTTMGQVFLNDFKRQEHENQADGLGNWQTSEVDSSFISKWSMDQKLNSDLASGQTIRSSGVYGVEHHNSLEASQVLPAQQNKHPMQNELQSQLSDANVGASLNADLDHNLSIGVKTDYSTLKQPLLDGVLKREGLKKLDSFDRWISKELGDVSESHMQQSNSSSYWDNVGDDDGVDNSTIASQVQLDNYVLSPSLSQDQFFSIIDFSPNWAFSGSEIKVLITGRFLKSQQEVENCSWACMFGELEVPAEVIADGVLRCHTPVQKAGRVPFYITCSNRLACSEVREFEFRVTEGQDVDVANPNSCSSSESLLHMRFGKLLSLESFVSETSPPVSEGDVSHMSSKINSLLREDDNEWEEMFHLTNENNFMAEKVKDQLLQKLLKEKLRVWLLQKVAEGGKGPNILDEGGQGVLHFAAALGYDWAVPPTIAAGVSVNFRDVNGWTALHWAASYGRERTVAFLISLGAAAGALTDPTPKHPSGRTPADLASSNGHKGIAGYLAESSLSSHLSSLELKEKKQGENVQAFGEAVQTVSERTATPAWDGDWPHGVSLKDSLAAVRNATQAAARIHQVFRVQSFQRKQLKEYGGSEFGLSDEHALSLLAMKTNRAGQHDEPVHAAAVRIQNKFRSWKGRRDFLLIRQRIIKIQAHVRGHQVRNKYKNIIWSVGILEKVILRWRRKGSGLRGFKPEAPTEGSNRQDQPVQEDDYDFLKEGRKQTEERLQKALARVKSMVQYPEARDQYRRLLNVVSDMQEPNHPIISKTQ, from the exons ATGGCTGACACTAGGCGTTATGGTCTTAACGCTCAATTAG ATATTGAGCAGATACTATTAGAAGCACAACATAGATGGCTACGCCCTGCTGAAATTTGtgaaattcttaaaaattaCCAGAATTTCCGGATTGCTCCAGAGCCTCCAAACAGGCCTCCAA GTGGTTCATTGTTTCTTTTTGATCGGAAGGTTTTACGGTATTTCCGCAAAGATGGCCATATttggagaaagaaaaaagatggaAAGACTGTGAAGGAGGCTCACGAGAGGCTCAAG GCTGGAAGCATTGATGTGTTACACTGCTACTATGCCCATGGAGAAGAAGACGAGAATTTCCAAAGACGCAGCTATTGGATGCTCGAAGA GGAAATGTCACATATTGTTCTTGTCCATTACCGGGAAGTAAAG GGTAACAGGACAAACTTTAGCCGTATCAGAGAACCTCAACAAGTTACTCCTGATTTGCAAGAAACTGATGAAGATGTGCACAGCTCTGAGGTGGACAGTTCGGCGTCTACAAAATTTTATCCAAATGATTACCAAGTGAACTCACAAGTCACTGACACGACTAGCCTCAGCAGTGCGCAGGCCTCAGAATATGAGGATGCTGAATCAG TGTACAATCAATATCCAACCTCTGGATTTCACTCATTCCTTGATGCTCAGCCAAGTGCTGGAGATGGACTTGCTGTACCTTATCATCCGATTCCCTTCTCAG ATGATCAAGTACAGTTTGCAGGAAGTTCTGGTATGAATTTCTCCTCGATCCCACCAGGAAATGGGAACAGAAACACAGCAAATACGTATATACCCAGCAGGAACCTTGACTTCCCATCATGGGGGACTATTTCAGTTAATAATCCTGCTGCATATCAGTCTCTCCATTTTCAGCCTTCTGGCCAATCAGGTGCAAATAATTTGATGCATGAACAAGGAAACACTACAATGGGACAAGTATTCTTAAATGACTTTAAGAGACAGGAACATGAGAACCAAGCTGATGGTCTGGGGAACTGGCAG ACTTCTGAAGTTGATTCCTCATTTATATCCAAGTGGTCCATGGATCAGAAGTTGAATTCAGATTTGGCATCTGGTCAAACCATTAGGTCTAGTGGTGTATATGGTGTAGAACATCACAATTCCTTGGAGGCTTCTCAGGTACTTCCTGCGCAGCAAAATAAACACCCAATGCAGAATGAACTTCAATCACAGCTATCAGATGCAAATGTTGGAGCCTCTCTAAATGCTGATTTAGATCACAATCTAAGCATAGGTGTGAAAACTGATTATTCAACTTTAAAACAACCTTTGTTAGATGGCGTCTTGAAAAGAGAAGGTTTGAAGAAGCTTGATAGCTTTGACCGGTGGATAAGTAAGGAACTTGGAGATGTAAGTGAGTCGCATATGCAACAATCCAATTCTAGTTCCTACTGGGATAACGTTGGAGATGATGATGGAGTCGATAATTCCACAATTGCTTCCCAAGTGCAGTTAGACAACTATGTGTTAAGTCCTTCACTCTCGCAGGATCAATTCTTTAGCATTATTGATTTCTCACCAAACTGGGCATTTTCTGGGTCAGAAATTAAG GTCCTCATCACTGGAAGGTTTTTGAAATCCCAGCAAGAAGTGGAGAACTGTAGTTGGGCATGCATGTTTGGTGAGTTGGAAGTTCCAGCAGAAGTAATAGCTGATGGTGTTCTTCGCTGCCATACTCCGGTTCAAAAGGCTGGAAGAGTTCCATTCTACATAACATGCTCCAATAGGTTGGCGTGTAGTGAGGTAAGAGAATTCGAATTTCGGGTCACTGAGGGCCAAGATGTTGATGTTGCAAATCCAAATAGTTGCAGCTCCAGTGAAAGTCTTCTTCATATGAGATTCGGAAAATTATTATCTCTGGAATCCTTTGTTTCCGAAACTTCTCCACCTGTCAGTGAGGGTGATGTTTCCCATATGTCCAGTAAAATTAACTCATTGCTAAGAGAGGATGACAATGAGTGGGAGGAAATGTTTCACCTTACTAATGAGAACAACTTTATGGCAGAAAAAGTGAAAGACCAGCTCCTACAAAAGCTTCTAAAAGAGAAGTTGCGTGTTTGGCTCCTTCAAAAGGTTGCTGAAGGTGGGAAAGGCCCTAACATACTGGATGAAGGTGGTCAAGGAGTTCTACATTTTGCAGCTGCTCTTGGTTATGACTGGGCTGTACCACCTACTATAGCTGCAGGCGTAAGCGTCAATTTCCGAGATGTGAATGGGTGGACTGCACTCCATTGGGCAGCATCATATGGAAG AGAGCGGACAGTGGCTTTCCTCATCTCCTTAGGTGCAGCTGCTGGAGCATTGACAGATCCTACTCCTAAACATCCTTCAGGCAGAACACCTGCTGACCTAGCTTCCAGCAATGGACATAAAGGAATTGCTGGTTATTTAGCAGAGTCTTCCTTGAGCTCCCACCTTTCTTCTCTTGAGTTGAAGGAAAAGAAGCAGGGTGAGAATGTACAAGCTTTTGGGGAAGCTGTTCAAACGGTTTCCGAAAGGACTGCTACACCAGCTTGGGATGGTGACTGGCCACATGGAGTCTCATTGAAGGATTCTCTAGCAGCTGTTCGTAATGCTACTCAAGCAGCTGCTCGTATTCATCAGGTCTTCAGGGTGCAGTCATTCCAGAGGAAGCAGCTAAAAGAATACGGTGGCAGTGAATTTGGACTATCAGATGAGCATGCGCTCTCACTTCTCGCTATGAAGACAAATAGGGCTGGACAGCATGATGAGCCGGTGCACGCTGCTGCTGTGCGTATACAAAATAAATTTCGCAGTTGGAAGGGAAGAAGAGACTTTCTTCTTATCCGCCAACGAATTATTAAAATTCAG gCTCATGTAAGAGGACATCAGGtaaggaacaaatacaaaaacatAATATGGTCTGTGGGGATCTTAGAGAAGGTGATTTTGCGATGGAGGCGGAAAGGAAGTGGATTGCGTGGATTTAAACCAGAAGCACCTACTGAAGGAAGCAACAGGCAAGACCAACCAGTGCAGGAGGATGACTATGATTTCTTAAAAGAAGGCAGAAAGCAAACTGAGGAAAGGTTGCAGAAGGCTCTGGCGAGGGTAAAGTCAATGGTTCAATATCCTGAGGCTAGGGACCAGTATAGAAGGCTGCTGAATGTTGTGTCCGACATGCAAGAACCCAAT CATCCAATCATAAGCAAAACTCAGTAA
- the LOC129902772 gene encoding probable mitochondrial adenine nucleotide transporter BTL3, with the protein MGNLEIPLKDLIQSESKFNGVRCLSLRSSDLCLNSIGFNGNNGGLLFEDSATTSFVSLENCSPSECMLRARRGIEINVRRGRGRFLSMTLSDSNEILGQNGEASVEESEVKVCQEVEKVEKGKLHGGGGGALNTTKHLWAGAVAAMVSRTFVAPLERLKLEYIVRGEQKSLLELIKTIAVTQGIKGFWKGNFVNILRTAPFKAINFYSYEKCRDHLLKITGNEEATNIERFVAGAAAGITATVLCIPMDTIRTVMVAPGGEALGGLIGTSRHMIQTEGFFSLYKGLVPSIISMAPSGAVFYGVYDILKSAYLHSPEGRKRLENMKQGEELNALDQLELGTVRTLVYGAIAGACAEAATYPFEVVRRQLQLQVRATKMSALATTMKIVEQGGIPALYAGLTPSLLQVLPSAAISYFVYEFMKIVLKVE; encoded by the exons atgggTAATTTGGAGATTCCTTTGAAGGATTTAATTCAATCGGAGTCAAAATTTAACGGGGTTCGGtgtttgagtttgagaagtagTGATTTGTGTTTGAATTCTATTGGTTTTAATGGTAACAATGGAGGGTTACTCTTCGAGGATTCGGCCACAACATCGTTTGTTTCATTGGAGAATTGTTCTCCTTCGGAATGTATGTTACGTGCACGGAGAGGGATCGAAATCAATGTTAGGAGAGGAAGGGGACGGTTTTTGTCGATGACACTTTCAGATTCTAATGAGATTTTGGGGCAGAACGGGGAAGCTTCTGTGGAGGAGAGTGAAGTTAAAGTGTGTCAGGAAGTGGAAAAGGTTGAGAAAGGGAAGCTGCATGGTGGGGGTGGAGGTGCATTGAACACTACTAAGCATCTTTGGGCTGGAGCTGTTGCTGCCATGGTGTCCAG aacttttgttGCTCCACTGGAGAGACTAAAGCTGGAATATATAGTTCGTGGTGAACAGAAGAGTCTTCTTGAGCTCATCAAGACAATTGCAGTTACTCAAGGGATCAAGGGATTTTGGAAGGGAAATTTTGTGAATATTTTACGAACAGCTCCATTTAAGGCTATCAACTTCTACTCTTATGAAAAATGCAGAGATCATCTGCTCAAAATAACTGGTAATGAGGAGGCAACTAATATTGAAAGGTTTGTTGCTGGTGCAGCTGCAGGAATCACAGCTACTGTGCTCTGCATACCTATGGACACT ATTAGGACAGTAATGGTTGCACCTGGGGGAGAAGCCTTGGGCGGTCTAATTGGTACGTCCCGGCATATGATTCAGACGGAAGggtttttctctctttataAGGGCCTAGTACCCTCGATCATAAGCATGGCACCTTCAGGTGCAGTTTTCTatggagtttatgatatattaaaatCAGCATATTTGCATTCACCGGAAGGTAGGAAAAGACTAGAAAATATGAAACAAGGCGAAGAGCTGAATGCCCTGGATCAACTGGAGTTGGGCACAGTTAGAACTTTGGTATATGGGGCAATTGCTGGTGCTTGTGCAGAAGCTGCTACATATCCTTTTGAAGTTGTGAGGAGACAGCTTCAGTTGCAGGTCCGGGCCACTAAGATGAGTGCATTGGCAACTACCATGAAGATCGTTGAGCAAGGTGGTATCCCTGCACTCTATGCTGGATTGACTCCCAGCTTATTACAG GTTTTACCATCAGCTGCAATAAGCTATTTCGTGTATGAATTTATGAAGATAGTTTTGAAAGTGGAATAA
- the LOC129902752 gene encoding calmodulin-binding transcription activator 3-like isoform X1, with protein sequence MADTRRYGLNAQLDIEQILLEAQHRWLRPAEICEILKNYQNFRIAPEPPNRPPSGSLFLFDRKVLRYFRKDGHIWRKKKDGKTVKEAHERLKAGSIDVLHCYYAHGEEDENFQRRSYWMLEEEMSHIVLVHYREVKGNRTNFSRIREPQQVTPDLQETDEDVHSSEVDSSASTKFYPNDYQVNSQVTDTTSLSSAQASEYEDAESVYNQYPTSGFHSFLDAQPSAGDGLAVPYHPIPFSDDQVQFAGSSGMNFSSIPPGNGNRNTANTYIPSRNLDFPSWGTISVNNPAAYQSLHFQPSGQSGANNLMHEQGNTTMGQVFLNDFKRQEHENQADGLGNWQTSEVDSSFISKWSMDQKLNSDLASGQTIRSSGVYGVEHHNSLEASQVLPAQQNKHPMQNELQSQLSDANVGASLNADLDHNLSIGVKTDYSTLKQPLLDGVLKREGLKKLDSFDRWISKELGDVSESHMQQSNSSSYWDNVGDDDGVDNSTIASQVQLDNYVLSPSLSQDQFFSIIDFSPNWAFSGSEIKVLITGRFLKSQQEVENCSWACMFGELEVPAEVIADGVLRCHTPVQKAGRVPFYITCSNRLACSEVREFEFRVTEGQDVDVANPNSCSSSESLLHMRFGKLLSLESFVSETSPPVSEGDVSHMSSKINSLLREDDNEWEEMFHLTNENNFMAEKVKDQLLQKLLKEKLRVWLLQKVAEGGKGPNILDEGGQGVLHFAAALGYDWAVPPTIAAGVSVNFRDVNGWTALHWAASYGRERTVAFLISLGAAAGALTDPTPKHPSGRTPADLASSNGHKGIAGYLAESSLSSHLSSLELKEKKQGENVQAFGEAVQTVSERTATPAWDGDWPHGVSLKDSLAAVRNATQAAARIHQVFRVQSFQRKQLKEYGGSEFGLSDEHALSLLAMKTNRAGQHDEPVHAAAVRIQNKFRSWKGRRDFLLIRQRIIKIQAHVRGHQVRNKYKNIIWSVGILEKVILRWRRKGSGLRGFKPEAPTEGSNRQDQPVQEDDYDFLKEGRKQTEERLQKALARVKSMVQYPEARDQYRRLLNVVSDMQEPNSTNDGAPSSNSVEASGFNDDLIDLDDLLDDDTFMPTAP encoded by the exons ATGGCTGACACTAGGCGTTATGGTCTTAACGCTCAATTAG ATATTGAGCAGATACTATTAGAAGCACAACATAGATGGCTACGCCCTGCTGAAATTTGtgaaattcttaaaaattaCCAGAATTTCCGGATTGCTCCAGAGCCTCCAAACAGGCCTCCAA GTGGTTCATTGTTTCTTTTTGATCGGAAGGTTTTACGGTATTTCCGCAAAGATGGCCATATttggagaaagaaaaaagatggaAAGACTGTGAAGGAGGCTCACGAGAGGCTCAAG GCTGGAAGCATTGATGTGTTACACTGCTACTATGCCCATGGAGAAGAAGACGAGAATTTCCAAAGACGCAGCTATTGGATGCTCGAAGA GGAAATGTCACATATTGTTCTTGTCCATTACCGGGAAGTAAAG GGTAACAGGACAAACTTTAGCCGTATCAGAGAACCTCAACAAGTTACTCCTGATTTGCAAGAAACTGATGAAGATGTGCACAGCTCTGAGGTGGACAGTTCGGCGTCTACAAAATTTTATCCAAATGATTACCAAGTGAACTCACAAGTCACTGACACGACTAGCCTCAGCAGTGCGCAGGCCTCAGAATATGAGGATGCTGAATCAG TGTACAATCAATATCCAACCTCTGGATTTCACTCATTCCTTGATGCTCAGCCAAGTGCTGGAGATGGACTTGCTGTACCTTATCATCCGATTCCCTTCTCAG ATGATCAAGTACAGTTTGCAGGAAGTTCTGGTATGAATTTCTCCTCGATCCCACCAGGAAATGGGAACAGAAACACAGCAAATACGTATATACCCAGCAGGAACCTTGACTTCCCATCATGGGGGACTATTTCAGTTAATAATCCTGCTGCATATCAGTCTCTCCATTTTCAGCCTTCTGGCCAATCAGGTGCAAATAATTTGATGCATGAACAAGGAAACACTACAATGGGACAAGTATTCTTAAATGACTTTAAGAGACAGGAACATGAGAACCAAGCTGATGGTCTGGGGAACTGGCAG ACTTCTGAAGTTGATTCCTCATTTATATCCAAGTGGTCCATGGATCAGAAGTTGAATTCAGATTTGGCATCTGGTCAAACCATTAGGTCTAGTGGTGTATATGGTGTAGAACATCACAATTCCTTGGAGGCTTCTCAGGTACTTCCTGCGCAGCAAAATAAACACCCAATGCAGAATGAACTTCAATCACAGCTATCAGATGCAAATGTTGGAGCCTCTCTAAATGCTGATTTAGATCACAATCTAAGCATAGGTGTGAAAACTGATTATTCAACTTTAAAACAACCTTTGTTAGATGGCGTCTTGAAAAGAGAAGGTTTGAAGAAGCTTGATAGCTTTGACCGGTGGATAAGTAAGGAACTTGGAGATGTAAGTGAGTCGCATATGCAACAATCCAATTCTAGTTCCTACTGGGATAACGTTGGAGATGATGATGGAGTCGATAATTCCACAATTGCTTCCCAAGTGCAGTTAGACAACTATGTGTTAAGTCCTTCACTCTCGCAGGATCAATTCTTTAGCATTATTGATTTCTCACCAAACTGGGCATTTTCTGGGTCAGAAATTAAG GTCCTCATCACTGGAAGGTTTTTGAAATCCCAGCAAGAAGTGGAGAACTGTAGTTGGGCATGCATGTTTGGTGAGTTGGAAGTTCCAGCAGAAGTAATAGCTGATGGTGTTCTTCGCTGCCATACTCCGGTTCAAAAGGCTGGAAGAGTTCCATTCTACATAACATGCTCCAATAGGTTGGCGTGTAGTGAGGTAAGAGAATTCGAATTTCGGGTCACTGAGGGCCAAGATGTTGATGTTGCAAATCCAAATAGTTGCAGCTCCAGTGAAAGTCTTCTTCATATGAGATTCGGAAAATTATTATCTCTGGAATCCTTTGTTTCCGAAACTTCTCCACCTGTCAGTGAGGGTGATGTTTCCCATATGTCCAGTAAAATTAACTCATTGCTAAGAGAGGATGACAATGAGTGGGAGGAAATGTTTCACCTTACTAATGAGAACAACTTTATGGCAGAAAAAGTGAAAGACCAGCTCCTACAAAAGCTTCTAAAAGAGAAGTTGCGTGTTTGGCTCCTTCAAAAGGTTGCTGAAGGTGGGAAAGGCCCTAACATACTGGATGAAGGTGGTCAAGGAGTTCTACATTTTGCAGCTGCTCTTGGTTATGACTGGGCTGTACCACCTACTATAGCTGCAGGCGTAAGCGTCAATTTCCGAGATGTGAATGGGTGGACTGCACTCCATTGGGCAGCATCATATGGAAG AGAGCGGACAGTGGCTTTCCTCATCTCCTTAGGTGCAGCTGCTGGAGCATTGACAGATCCTACTCCTAAACATCCTTCAGGCAGAACACCTGCTGACCTAGCTTCCAGCAATGGACATAAAGGAATTGCTGGTTATTTAGCAGAGTCTTCCTTGAGCTCCCACCTTTCTTCTCTTGAGTTGAAGGAAAAGAAGCAGGGTGAGAATGTACAAGCTTTTGGGGAAGCTGTTCAAACGGTTTCCGAAAGGACTGCTACACCAGCTTGGGATGGTGACTGGCCACATGGAGTCTCATTGAAGGATTCTCTAGCAGCTGTTCGTAATGCTACTCAAGCAGCTGCTCGTATTCATCAGGTCTTCAGGGTGCAGTCATTCCAGAGGAAGCAGCTAAAAGAATACGGTGGCAGTGAATTTGGACTATCAGATGAGCATGCGCTCTCACTTCTCGCTATGAAGACAAATAGGGCTGGACAGCATGATGAGCCGGTGCACGCTGCTGCTGTGCGTATACAAAATAAATTTCGCAGTTGGAAGGGAAGAAGAGACTTTCTTCTTATCCGCCAACGAATTATTAAAATTCAG gCTCATGTAAGAGGACATCAGGtaaggaacaaatacaaaaacatAATATGGTCTGTGGGGATCTTAGAGAAGGTGATTTTGCGATGGAGGCGGAAAGGAAGTGGATTGCGTGGATTTAAACCAGAAGCACCTACTGAAGGAAGCAACAGGCAAGACCAACCAGTGCAGGAGGATGACTATGATTTCTTAAAAGAAGGCAGAAAGCAAACTGAGGAAAGGTTGCAGAAGGCTCTGGCGAGGGTAAAGTCAATGGTTCAATATCCTGAGGCTAGGGACCAGTATAGAAGGCTGCTGAATGTTGTGTCCGACATGCAAGAACCCAAT AGTACTAATGATGGTGCACCCAGCAGCAACTCTGTGGAAGCATCTGgtttcaatgatgatttgatCGATCTGGATGATCTATTGGATGACGATACTTTTATGCCTACAGCACCTTGA